A single region of the Panthera tigris isolate Pti1 chromosome B1, P.tigris_Pti1_mat1.1, whole genome shotgun sequence genome encodes:
- the TKTL2 gene encoding transketolase-like protein 2 gives MANDCKPDGNTVQVLRDVANRLRIHSIRATCASGSGHPTSCCSAAEIMSVLFFHTMRYKQTDPGHPDNDRFILSKGHAAPILYAAWAEVGNISESDLLSLRKIHSDLEGHPTPRVLFVDVATGSLGQGLGAACGMAYTGKYFDKASYRVFCLIGDGESSEGSVWEALAFASHYNLDNLVAVFDVNRLGQSGATPLEHCTDIYQNRCEVFGWNTYLVDGHDVEALCQAFWQAAEVKNKPTAIVAKTFKGRGIPDIEDAENWHGKPMPKERVDTIIKLIESQIQTNRNLIPKPPIEDSPQISISNIKMTCLPEYIVGDTIATRKACGLALAKLGHANERVIVLDGDTKNATFSEIFNKEHPEHFIECFIAEQNMVSVALGCATRGRTIAFVSTFAAFLARAFDQIRMGAISQTNINLIGSHCGVSIGDDGPSQVALEDLAMFRSIPNCTVFYPSDAVSTEYAVYLAANTKGMCFIRTSQPETAVIYTPQENFEIGQAKVIRQSVNDKVTVIGAGVTLHEALAAADSLSQQGISIRVIDPFTIKPLDAANIISNARATGGRVITVEDHYREGGIGEAVCAAVSREPDILVHQLAVSEVPQSGKPGELLDKFGISARHIIAAVKNTLMN, from the coding sequence ATGGCCAACGACTGCAAGCCTGATGGGAACACCGTGCAGGTGCTGCGGGACGTGGCCAACCGCCTGCGAATCCATTCCATCAGGGCCACATGTGCCTCCGGCTCCGGCCACCCCACTTCATGTTGCAGTGCAGCCGAGATCATGTCCGTGCTCTTCTTCCACACCATGAGGTATAAACAGACAGACCCAGGACATCCCGACAACGACCGATTCATCCTCTCGAAGGGCCATGCTGCCCCAATCCTCTATGCCGCTTGGGCAGAGGTGGGCAACATCAGCGAATCTGACTTGCTGAGCTTGAGGAAAATTCACAGTGACTTGGAGGGACATCCCACCCCAAGAGTGCTGTTTGTTGATGTGGCAACAGGATCACTTGGGCAAGGATTAGGTGCCGCGTGTGGAATGGCTTATACTGGCAAGTACTTCGACAAGGCCAGCTACCGGGTGTTCTGCCTCATAGGGGATGGCGAATCCTCAGAAGGCTCTGTCTGGGAGGCTTTGGCCTTTGCTTCTCACTACAATTTAGACAATCTCGTGGCAGTCTTCGACGTGAACCGCTTAGGACAAAGTGGAGCCACGCCTCTTGAGCACTGCACAGACATCTATCAGAATCGCTGTGAAGTCTTTGGGTGGAATACTTACCTAGTGGATGGCCATGATGTGGAGGCATTATGCCAAGCATTTTGGCAAGCGGCTGAAGTGAAGAACAAGCCCACTGCCATAGTTGCAAAGACCTTCAAGGGCCGGGGTATTCCAGATATTGAGGATGCAGAAAATTGGCATGGAAAGCCGATGCCAAAAGAAAGAGTAGATACAATCATCAAATTAATTGAGAGTCAGATACAGACCAACAGGAATCTCATACCAAAACCTCCCATTGAAGACTCACCTCAAATCAGCATCAGCAATATAAAAATGACCTGTCTGCCTGAATATATAGTTGGTGACACGATAGCTACTAGGAAAGCATGTGGTTTGGCTTTGGCAAAACTGGGCCACGCAAATGAAAGAGTTATTGTCCTGGATGGTGACACAAAAAACGCCACCTTTTCTGAGATATTCAATAAAGAGCACCCTGAGCATTTTATTGAGTGTTTTATTGCTGAGCAAAACATGGTGAGTGTGGCACTAGGCTGTGCCACACGTGGTCGAACCATTGCTTTTGTTAGTACCTTTGCTGCCTTTTTGGCCAGAGCATTCGATCAGATAAGGATGGGAGCCATATCTCAAACCAATATCAATCTTATTGGTTCCCACTGTGGGGTATCCATTGGTGACGATGGACCCTCCCAGGTGGCCCTGGAGGATCTAGCCATGTTCCGAAGTATTCCCAACTGTACCGTTTTCTATCCAAGTGATGCCGTCTCAACAGAGTATGCTGTTTATCTGGCTGCCAATACCAAAGGAATGTGCTTCATTCGGACCAGCCAACCAGAAACTGCAGTTATTTATACCCCACAAGAAAATTTTGAGATTGGGCAGGCCAAGGTCATCCGCCAGAGTGTCAATGACAAAGTCACAGTTATTGGAGCTGGAGTTACTCTGCATGAAGCCTTAGCAGCTGCTGACAGTCTTTCTCAACAAGGTATTTCTATCCGTGTCATTGACCCATTTACCATTAAACCCCTGGATGCTGCCAACATCATCTCCAATGCAAGAGCTACAGGTGGCCGGGTTATCACAGTGGAGGATCACTACCGGGAAGGTGGCATTGGAGAAGCTGTATGTGCAGCTGTCTCTAGAGAGCCTGACATCCTTGTTCATCAGCTGGCAGTGTCAGAAGTGCCTCAAAGTGGAAAACCTGGTGAATTGCTGGATAAGTTTGGTATCAGTGCCAGACACATCATAGCGGCTGTGAAAAATACTTTAATGAACTAA